In Erigeron canadensis isolate Cc75 chromosome 1, C_canadensis_v1, whole genome shotgun sequence, a single window of DNA contains:
- the LOC122586078 gene encoding uncharacterized protein LOC122586078, producing MFDVARVPMTFTFEIYGDEKASSNDCFKMFNPVDTPTFNRVLNGWSAALFDMFEMGAHQMNFLQEKTPFNVDNLISADDYLKGYLSERKSRNGEKELLELGLQGIRTYFRLFLISSVLLMFMFCSKITKSK from the exons ATGTTCGACGTTGCAAGAGTCCCCATGACTTTCACATTCGAG ATATATGGAGATGAAAAAGCATCCTCAAATGATTGCTTTAAAATGTTCAATCCTGTAGACACTCCTACCTTCAAT AGAGTACTAAATGGGTGGTCCGCTGCACTCTTTGATATGTTTGAGATGGGAGCACACCAGATGAACTTCTTGCAGGAGAAAACTCCTTTTAATGTAGATAACTTAATATCAGCAGATGACTATTTAAAGGGCTATTTATCAGAGAGGAAAAGTAGAAACGGGGAAAAGGAGTTGCTTGAATTAGGTTTGCAAGGGATCAGAACATATTTCAGGTTGTTCTTGATATCGTCAGTTTTGTTAATGTTCATGTTTTGTTCAAAAATCACAAAGAGTAAATAG